The sequence CTGTTTGACGAGTTTGACCGCGCCGCGGAACATCAAGTCTTAAATGTTTGTTTGTTAGATGACCGCATCATTGCAGGCTGACAGCTGCTCGGTCCACCCCTGCGTCACTGAAATTCCAGAGTATCGTCGCAGAATGTGGGATGGCTTGCCGCCACATGAGCTCATGGGGAGGTATAATGACGAGGTATTGTATGCAGGACAATGACGCCCTCATATCTGCGTGACCGTACTTAAACGATATATCCTCATTGTCTATAAGATCCATCCATTCGTCCATCATGTCATCCGCAGCACTCAAGTTCCGTATCTTCACACGACCAATTGTCCGATCAACACCTATCTTCCGCAACACCATCAGAATGTCTTCCACCAACGAGTACGGACAGGGCAAGTCCCACGCCCAGGGTGACTCTGCCGTCCCCGGCAAGGTCCAGGAGGCAGCTCCCTCAGGTCTCGAGGAGGCTCTTCCCGACTCTGTAATCATCGACCCCCGACGGCCGGTCTCAAACAGCTTCTAACATTTTGTCTAGGTCCACCCCACCGGCGGCAAGGCTGACCAGTCCACCTCCAAGACTCACGCAAAGGATGGCGGTGATGCCTCTATCGTCCCCAAGAAGATTCAGGAAATCCTTCCTGAGTCCGTTGAGCGCGCTGTTCCCAATGCGATTCACGACACTGGCGACAAATAAATGCATCGTTACTAAGTTACGGGCGACATGAAAAAGTGCAATGCGCTTTGATCGCAGCACAGCAGTcctgtataacagttagaTGAATATTAAATAATCAAAATACTCACCCGTTTACTCTACCCTTTTTGTGATCAATTACTTTTCGATATTTCAGAGTACGATTCATGCTAAACTAAGAACCCAAATGATTTGACATCTCTGGATGTTCCTATGAAAAATTTAGTACTGTAACAAGGAACAGATCGACATACGACAAAAGCTGAGAAGATTCTACGTGAGCGTCTGACAATCAATGTACACATTCAAGCTTGCAACGACCGGATGAAAGTGGATAGCTGCACTAATCCGGCTGTCATTTAGACCCCGCATATGTAGTACGCTCCACTTCCGACCCATCAGCAGTCCTATTATTGCTTTAGCTTCAAACTCCAACACCAAGAGAACGACGACACTACGGTAATCTAACAATCCGAGAAGCCTTCCACAATGCCGTCCACATTTGACATAGAAGTAAGTAACCGACCCTGTCAATGTCTTCGATAGGACTCACTGTGTTACGTTCAGACCTACAAAGGTAACATCATCAACAACGAGATCGTCTCAACTCCTAAGACTCGCTACTCCATCAATCCGACAACTGGCAAAGCCCTGTACGAAGTCCCCGTGGCCCGAAAAGAGGACGGCTTTCAAGTCATGGAGTGTTACTTCATTCTCCGAGCGCGCAACACTGCTTCTCAAATATACCGACCTGATCGAGTCACACCGTGATGAGCTAGAGAAGCTCCTCACAACCGAACAGGGTAAACCGCTCTCTCTCCCACGTAGGCAGACAGCGCTCTGCTCTGGCTCCGAACTTTTGCTACCATGGAAGTGAAAGACGAGGTTTTGAAAGAAGACAACGAGAAAACCGTGTACTCGACCTACCCACCCATCGGTGTCTGCGCCGGTATCGTGCCCTGGAACTGGCCAATCTTGCTTGGTCTTGGAAAATTGGGTCCCGCACTCATCACAGGAAACACATTCATCATGAAGCCCTCGCCATATACGCCCTATTGCTATCTGAAGCTCGGCGAACCCGCAGCCCAGGTATTCCCTCCAGGCGTCGTGCAAGTCCTCTCCGGCGACGACGACCTTGGCTCATGGATCACCGAGCATCCCGGCATCGACAAGGTCGCATTCACAGGATCTATTGCAACGGGCAAGCTTGTGGCAGCGAGCTGCGCAAATACGATGAAGCGATATGTGCTTGAGCTGGGAGGTAATGACGCGGCGATTGTGTGTGAGGATGTGGACATTGATAAGTGCTTGCCGAAGATCGCCATGATGAGTTTTCTTAACTCCGGGCAGATCTGCATGTTGACCAAGCGCATTTACATTCACGAGAAGATTTACGATGAGTTCAGAGACAAGATGATCGAGTTTATCAAGAGCAACATTAAGACGGGAGCCGGTACAGAGGGAGGCGTTTTTGTAGGGCCGGTGCAAAACAAAATTCAGTATGTATTGATCACTGATCTGCTTGAACGTCGTGCTGACAGCGACAGATTTGATCAAGTCAAGGACATGTACGCCGAGATCGAGAAGAGCAACTGGAAGACCGCGCTCGCTGGATCTGCTGGACAGTTCGAACACGGGTACTTTATCAGACCAGCAATCATCGATAATCCACCTGAGGACTCTCGCATTGTCCAAGAAGAACAATTTGGGTCCCATCGTCCCTCTACTCAAGTGGTCCGACGAGAGCGATGTTATCGATCGCGCAAATGCGTTGAAGACTGGCTTGGGAGCGTCGGTGTGGGCCAAGGATGTGCAGCGTGCTGAGCGCATGGCGAGGCAACTGTCCGCGGGCAGTGCCTGGGTGAACTCGCAGTAAGTGATGAATGCTTTTGAAACACGTACACACATAGTGTACTAATTGTGCGTTTTCAGCTTCACAGAGAGTTGGGAATTGGAATGGAGTGGGGAATTGAAGGTCTTAAGCACTACTGCAACAGCCGTAGTCTGTGGGTATGGGAAAAGGTCTTCGAGTAGTGGCGATATGCCTCACGAGGTTTGTGGAAAGATCTATCAGAGGATGCTCAAATCGATCTAATGCTTAGTTTCTACATCGACGATGCTTATGTGCCCCAGGTCGACCTCAAGAGGAAGAATGCACAACACATACTCGAAGAACGATGGGGACTCTCTGAATTTATCGGAGACTGAGTAATCTGGTGATGCTCTCATCCAGCATTTTCCACTGAAGAAAAACCCACCAGATATCCTGGACGACATTCGTCGAAGCTTCTGGGGTTGGGAAGACTGTCAAGACTGTGTCAACAGAAGGCATTGTTTCAGAGGCAAGTGCCCTTGGTCGATTTCGCAGCAGTTGGACTCATTTCGGATCTTCTATCGACAACTGAAATTCCGGTACACGCCAGAGGATCGGTACAAATCACCACCGGCACTGAAAGACCACGTAGACTTACTCAATATTGCTGCTTTTATCCAAGGTCGTTCGCAAAGTCCACGGAGAGAACTCATCACAGAATCCTTCGACGAACGTGGAGTCGTGAACTTTACGGACGCGAATAGAAACCAGGCCTTCGATCTTGCATTGAGCATCCTGGACGATGATGACGGGTATGAATGGTACGGGCTTGAATGGCAGTCAAAAGCCTCAGTAATGTATGAAAGCACCACATGCGATACTTCTTGCTGAGGAAATGTAGGTGTTTACAAATCTAAGCTGAGTCTAATTGAAGCAGAATTGGGAAAAAGGGTATCATATCATGCTGTAAGCAACATCTACTGCAGGACAATACTGAGCTCTTATCGACTAGCAAGCAATCTTTGGGAATATCCACGACTACTGTTTTGGCGAACTGTTATTGATAGTTCAAATTCACATCTAGCAGCCATGATAATTCAGAGGTGCATCGATGTGATGGTATCACTTCTAATGACTATGTCTCGACGGATGCTGTGGTAGTTGTGAGAGTGGGGCAGCCACGCGCAAAATCTTGGCGTCGTTAGCGCGCCCACGATCGCAAAATTCCGCCTGCACCAAACTCGACCTCAACACCACACGCTCAACGCAGGATAACCACTTCTTTGCGCTCTCCCCATCATCAAAAATGGCACCCAACACCGTACGTACACTGCTTTGCTGTCTGTGATCGCACGATCACGCCATGCGCCCAGCATGTGCAGAACAGTAGGCTAATACGCCCATGTAGAAGGCATCGGCCAAGAAGGCACAGAAGGTGACGAAGAAGTTCATCATCAACTGCAGCCAGCCCGTCAACGACAAGATCTTCGACATCCAGGCCTTTGAGAAGTTCCTCCACGACCGCATCAAGGTCGAGGGCCGCACCGGTAACCTCGGCGAGGTCATCCAGATCTCCCAGCAGGGCGATGGCAAGATCGAGGTCATTGCTCACCAGGAGTTCTCCGGCCGCTACCTGAAGTACCTGTACGTACACCCGTGGCGCACTGCGATGCGCGCGCGTATcagcaggaggctgctgtTTGAGAAACAGTCACTAACGATGCGTAGCACCAAGAAGTTCCTCAAGAAGCAGCAGCTCCGTGACTGGCTCCGCGTCGTTTCCACCTCCAAGGGTGTTTACGAGCTCCGCTTCTTCAACGTCGTCAACGACGAGGCTGAGGATGACGACGAGTAAGCGCGACGTCTTGATTGACGGCCGCACAATGTCAAAACACGATGGGTCACGCAAAGACTACAATTAGGACAACGACACGCTCTTCAGTGAGCGTGCGGGTCTTGAATATGGGAAAGAGCGGTGTTCCGTCGGGTAGATAGCGCGATCACAAATGAATCGTTGCACCTGCCAAACCATGATTTGACTCGGTATTATGTGATGTTTGTGACCAACCATTGTGCTGAAGTGCTGCGCATCACATTGGATCGATTTGAACATCACTCGACCCTGTCGTGCGTAATCTCCAACACGAGCAATGCAGGACTCATAACCATCACTCTCACCGGTCTATCAGGCCATGGGCGAGGCGTACCCCTCCCTATTAGAAAAAAAAAACTTTACACATCCTTCTCCCGCTAGCATAGTATGCAGCAGCTCACGAGCTTACGAGTCCACAAGTGGGTACCTTGGTCGACTCCGCAGGATGTGCAAGGACGGGTACAAACGAGCGCCCGCAGGTGCATCCGTAACCATAGCGTGGAACATGGTGTGATGGGTCGGTGGGTGCGACTTGTGCGTAGTGTACATGTCATGAATACAAACGCTCCACTCGCCGTAGGGCGGATAGGTGCGGTTTATGAGCTGGTGGTGAAAGGGATGCGAATCCATGTACTACTGTGGACCAACGTTAACAAGTGGTGTATACCAGAGAGAGCTTGACAGGGAGCACGGCGCCAAGACGATGTGCTGTGCGTCGAGCTGGTGTCTGGAGAGCGTCCTCGGGCACTGTAGATCTTTACACCAGATGCCTTGGAGTATTGGGATGTGGACAAATCGACCCCGCAAAGTATCCGGAGGCTTGACATGATTTACCAGTGACTGTTGTTTGTGTGCTGATTGTTGTGCAAGTCTTGGATTTTAATCAGCACGGCCTTCAGGTAGACGGAGATGGTCTGGAGCTATCGGGACCAACTACTACGAGGTCTAGATGAGCTTATACCGTGCCAGTGAATGCGAGGAGCGAAGACATTCGAGAGCGGCCCCTTTGTGGCCGGCTTTCGCAAGTCATCTTGAAAGCGACATCTGAGTACAATCATGCCTCGTGATGAGACGAAGTGTAGACCGAGTCGGCCCGTAGATATAGTTTTGTACCAGATCTCAATCGCGGCCCTACGAGCTGCAACGCAGGGCAAGAAGGTTAATTGTATGGCTAACGACTCGACACATATGAACGGAAGCCATGCCGCACAGTCTGCAGCTACAATGTGTCAAGGGGGCTGAGAGCGGTGAGGTGATGGCCGATGTGTGCAGCAGACGGTGACATGTCATGTTGTAAGTACGAAGGGATGGCGCCAGAGCACGCAAAGTTCCGACATAATGTCTGTGCAACGCGTGGCATGCTGATGAGTGAAGCATGCCAAATGCTCAGTTGCCCGACGGAATCGTGGCCGCGAATACGGACATGGTTCAGGGACCAGAAGCGCGAAGACTCGAGAATTCCATGGTTGACTTCCAACGAATCAGATTGCCGATGAGCTTCCTAATCGGGATAAGCGAATCTCGGCTTGGTGCCCGGTCGATGGTCGGCGGCATCAAGCGAAGCATCGTGAGGATGTTTGTGTGTAGCTGGCGCAAGTATTGTAGGTTCGGTAATTGCAACGGACCGAATACAGAAGAAGTCCAGCTCTTTGTTGCTGGCTGTCTGTGCTGTAGAGCTGTTACAGTAGGTAGAGTTCCTGTATGTAGGGTTCGATCACCAGGCACTGCGCGACCCACCTACACCACTTATGCCAGCTACCACAGGCTTCGAAGGAAAACGCAGGTACTTCGGAATGGACACGGAATGGAATCGGCGTTGTTCCCGTGTCGCAATCGAGTAAGGCGGCGATGGTTGCAGAGCAGTCTAGAGTCTCAACGTGTGGGTTTTCAGCTTGTGCTGACACCAGAGTTGGTCAAACACGCAAGGCACCGGGCCGGGCTGCCAAAATTGTGTAAAGAAACTGCTTGATGCGTCTTGGGAGCATGTGGGCCTCTCATGCCACGGGCGCGAGTTGACGATCTGCTTGGTCCACGAAGCGCGGAAAATTTTCGCAGCATTCCCTGACGTCGGCGTCTTGGCATCGCTGCTCAGTGACTCAGTCGAGCATGAGTGCGTATTGATGATGGTGCGCAATTGGCAATGGAGAATGTCAGCCGGGCGCGCGAGGGGCTGCTGAAAGCAAGTCAGGCGGCCACGAAGCGCCAGGAACGGTGACGAGCACGCTCTTGAGGTGAAAGGGACGTTGGTCGAACAGCGACTTCCACGGAGATGCTCAACATTCAAGCCGACTGGGCGCGTCACAAAGCCAATTTGCGGGGTGCCGTGTTCCCAGAAAAGGCCCTCGCATCATCAGTGGCAGGCGGAGGTCTGCCCACGAATGGTGTCAGGCGGAAGCTGACGGTGCCGTGATGCTCGAAGCTGAGTACCCCAGAGTCTTCTCTGGGTGGAGACCTGAGGTTGGCATGATGCGAGGTGGACTTGTGGAAGTGCAGCCGTCGGCGAGCAGCGCGTCTTGCCCGGATACCAGCGAATCGAACAAGCACGATGTCGCCCTGGGAACGGTAGCCCTGAAAGCGCACTCCGAAACAGTCATTGCGTGATCCGGCGTGTCTCGATGTCGGTCGAGGTCGGGCGAGCGGTCAGCTCTGGTTGACAGTGCAGCCAGTGTCACTGCGTCCGGCGCAAACGCAGCCAAGGGCCAGTCTCTCGCAACCTGACGTCTGAACCTGACACAAGCACGACGACAGTGTGGTGTCGCTTCGGCGGGCGATCACGAGAGAACGGCAGACCGTGCATGCTTTGCCTCCTGACCCAAAAATTACACAAGGTGCAGGGGTGTGCCTGCTGCACCTGGCCTAGCATCTTCACGCCAAAAGCTTGCATCTTCGTTCCCGATGGCATCATGCGAAAGGCGCTTGAGGTACCCAGTCATGGAATTTCTCTCAGGTAACAAGTGGAAACGGTTCTGACGACTTCCTTATAAGGACCTGACTTCCCCAGATGGCGGTTGCTCTGAGAGATTGACCTTTCCCAGGAATATGTTCCTGCCACAACATCTCACTCACCAACTCAACTCGCACAAAATCAACTCCTGAAGCATCGCGCCACAGTACACTTCGCTGCATTCGCTTCCCCGGACCCGAGTCATACCGTCATTGGACAATCGCCCACCTCCCTGCAGCGCAGCCCCGTCTCAGCTGCACCCCAGAGTTTTCCCTCCAGCCATGCCAGGCCGTTTGCTTCAGTCCCTTGCCAGGGTAGCGCCTTCGCCGTTGCCCAAGCTTGACAGCCACAAATCCACTACTCCCCATCCGCTCTTCCCCCCTGTTTACTCCTACGCACCTCCGGTCGAAGAGAGAGTCAAGTCTCAAGAGAATCTCATCATGGCCCGTCTTCCATTTGTGCGCCACCACAGCCATGACGGCTCCAAGAAGAGCTCGCCGAAAGGTACACCGAAGGGCACTCCCAAGGCCAGTCCCAAGCTCGAACCCCAAGTAGCTGCATCCATGAACGTGAGCGTCGAGTCGCCACCAGTCGTGTTCTACAACAACCCACAGACGTCAGCGGGCGCCATTTTCACCGGTCAGCTCATGCTCAACGTGCATGAGCCCCACATCACCGTCGACAAGTTCGAAATGAAGCTCCTCGCAATCGTCACAACCAAGAAGCCCGTCGCTCAGCACTGCAACGACTGCTCCAGTCAGACCACCGAGATCCACAGCTGGGAGTTCCTGACACACCCTGCTTCTCTTCGCCATGGATCACACAGCTACCCTTTCAGCCACCTGCTCCCAGGTCACCTGCCAGCCACCACCCACGGCAGCCTTGCGACCCTTGATTACTATCTCTCTGCCGTAGCAACTACCTCGAAGGGAGACAAGATTACCTACAAGCGCGCCGTCGATATCAGGCGTGCCATTTTCCCAGGAAACGAGAAGCACTCTATTCGCATCTTCCCACCAACAAACCTGACTGCTTCGGTCAAGCTTCCCCCAGTCATCCACCCAATTGGTGACTTCCCTATCGAGATGCGCCTCTCGGGCATTGTCCAGAACAAGGCCGATTCGCAGACGCGCTGGAGGCTTAGGAAGCTCAACTGGCGCATCGAGGAGACCCAGAAGTTCATCGCCCCAGCCTGCTCCAAACATATCTCCAAGGTTGGCGGAGAAGGCAAGGGCGTACTTCACGAGGATGTTCGCGCCATTGCGGCGGAGGAGGTCAAGACTGGCTGGAAGACCGATTTTGAGCGCGGCGAGATTGACGTCGAGTTCCACGCCACTTGCAATGTTGCTCTCAAGCCACTCTGTGATATGGATAGCCAGAGCGGCATGAGTGTGAAGCACAATCTCGTCATTGAGATGGTCGTTGCCGAGGAGTGGGCTCCGCTCAAGAAGCTCAGTCAGGCCACCCCAACAGGTGCTGCACGCGTTCTCCGCACTCAGTTCCACCTTGTTCTCACCGAACGCTCAGGCATGGGCATCGCTTGGGATGAGGAACAACCCCCTGTCTACGAAGACGTCCCCGCTAGCCCGCCTACCTACATGGATGGCGTCGAGGTCCATTTCCCTGCAGCTGACAGCACCGCCTCGTCTCGCTCAGCTTCCTTTAGTCTTGAGAGCTAGACATGATACCCAACATCACCACGATTTTAATACCGTCAGTTTTGGCGACTTCAGCTCGCTTTACGAATCT is a genomic window of Ascochyta rabiei chromosome 8, complete sequence containing:
- a CDS encoding 60S ribosomal protein L22 — protein: MAPNTKASAKKAQKVTKKFIINCSQPVNDKIFDIQAFEKFLHDRIKVEGRTGNLGEVIQISQQGDGKIEVIAHQEFSGRYLKYLTKKFLKKQQLRDWLRVVSTSKGVYELRFFNVVNDEAEDDDE
- a CDS encoding Endocytosis regulator, with amino-acid sequence MPGRLLQSLARVAPSPLPKLDSHKSTTPHPLFPPVYSYAPPVEERVKSQENLIMARLPFVRHHSHDGSKKSSPKGTPKGTPKASPKLEPQVAASMNVSVESPPVVFYNNPQTSAGAIFTGQLMLNVHEPHITVDKFEMKLLAIVTTKKPVAQHCNDCSSQTTEIHSWEFLTHPASLRHGSHSYPFSHLLPGHLPATTHGSLATLDYYLSAVATTSKGDKITYKRAVDIRRAIFPGNEKHSIRIFPPTNLTASVKLPPVIHPIGDFPIEMRLSGIVQNKADSQTRWRLRKLNWRIEETQKFIAPACSKHISKVGGEGKGVLHEDVRAIAAEEVKTGWKTDFERGEIDVEFHATCNVALKPLCDMDSQSGMSVKHNLVIEMVVAEEWAPLKKLSQATPTGAARVLRTQFHLVLTERSGMGIAWDEEQPPVYEDVPASPPTYMDGVEVHFPAADSTASSRSASFSLES